Proteins encoded by one window of Kribbella italica:
- a CDS encoding DEAD/DEAH box helicase, whose protein sequence is MSTEQYDDIEPLVVPDDLTFADLGLPAELVAALAKSGVTKPFPIQAATLPDSLAGKDVLGRGRTGSGKTYAFVLPLIARLASSGTRRRPNQPRALILAPTRELATQIQASITPLTDAFGLRTMTIFGGVGHGPQITALRKGVDIVVACPGRLEDHVKAGHAKLDAVEITVLDEADHMADLGFLPAVRRLLEATPANTQRLLFSATLDAGVDVLVKRFMRSPTTHSVDSAQSPVSKMTHHVLHLQADSRLPVLVDLAAAPGRTLVFTRTKYGAKSLTKKLIAQGVPAVELHGNLSQGARTRNLEAFSDGSARTLVATDIAARGIHVDDVSLVIHADPPIEHKAYLHRSGRTARAGAEGTVVTLMTDDQVSDVRDLTRKAGIAPKVTKLRVGDPLLTELAPGERTYVEPPAKPDNDQVRRTGGESAGRGRGGRGRRSASGPGQSAPAARGASTGGGRGGGARNGGAGAGRSGGARAGAGGGGRGGSGGRSGSGGAPKSYTTTTPGASTRPAGAAAFSAGTRAGSGRRGR, encoded by the coding sequence GTGAGCACCGAGCAGTACGACGACATCGAGCCGCTGGTGGTCCCCGACGACCTGACCTTCGCCGACCTCGGCCTGCCGGCCGAGCTGGTCGCCGCGCTGGCCAAGTCCGGTGTCACCAAGCCGTTCCCGATCCAGGCCGCGACGCTGCCGGACTCGCTGGCCGGCAAGGACGTGCTCGGTCGCGGCCGGACCGGTTCCGGCAAGACCTACGCGTTCGTGCTGCCGCTGATCGCGCGGCTCGCGTCCAGCGGCACCCGCCGCCGGCCGAACCAGCCGCGCGCCCTGATCCTGGCGCCGACCCGGGAGCTGGCCACCCAGATCCAGGCGTCGATCACGCCGCTGACCGACGCGTTCGGCCTGCGCACGATGACCATCTTCGGTGGCGTCGGGCACGGCCCGCAGATCACCGCGCTGCGCAAGGGCGTCGACATCGTCGTCGCCTGCCCCGGCCGGCTCGAGGACCACGTCAAGGCCGGTCACGCGAAGCTCGACGCGGTGGAGATCACCGTGCTCGACGAGGCCGACCACATGGCCGACCTGGGCTTCCTGCCCGCCGTACGCCGGTTGCTGGAGGCGACTCCGGCCAACACCCAGCGGCTGCTGTTCTCGGCCACGCTGGACGCCGGCGTCGACGTCCTGGTCAAGCGGTTCATGCGCAGCCCGACCACGCACAGCGTCGACTCGGCGCAGTCGCCGGTCTCGAAGATGACCCACCACGTCCTGCACCTGCAGGCCGACAGCCGGCTCCCGGTGCTGGTGGACCTGGCCGCGGCTCCTGGTCGCACGCTGGTCTTCACCCGGACCAAGTACGGCGCCAAGTCGCTCACCAAGAAGCTGATCGCCCAGGGCGTGCCCGCGGTCGAGCTGCACGGCAACCTGTCCCAGGGCGCTCGCACCCGCAACCTGGAGGCCTTCTCCGACGGGTCCGCCCGGACGCTGGTCGCCACCGACATCGCGGCCCGCGGGATCCACGTCGACGACGTGTCGCTGGTGATCCACGCGGACCCGCCGATCGAGCACAAGGCGTACCTGCACCGCTCCGGCCGGACGGCGCGCGCCGGGGCCGAGGGCACCGTCGTCACGCTGATGACCGACGACCAGGTCAGCGACGTACGGGACCTGACCCGCAAGGCCGGTATCGCGCCGAAGGTCACCAAGCTGCGGGTCGGCGACCCGCTGCTGACCGAGCTCGCCCCAGGCGAGCGCACCTACGTCGAGCCGCCGGCCAAGCCGGACAACGACCAGGTACGCCGTACCGGTGGCGAGTCGGCCGGACGGGGACGCGGTGGCCGTGGCCGCCGCTCGGCTTCCGGCCCGGGCCAGTCCGCTCCGGCGGCCCGCGGCGCATCCACCGGCGGTGGCCGTGGAGGCGGCGCTCGCAATGGTGGAGCCGGCGCGGGTCGTAGCGGCGGAGCACGCGCCGGCGCCGGCGGCGGAGGCCGTGGCGGATCCGGTGGGCGTAGTGGTTCCGGCGGCGCACCGAAGAGCTACACCACGACGACTCCGGGTGCCAGCACCCGTCCGGCGGGAGCCGCGGCCTTCTCGGCCGGCACCCGCGCGGGCAGCGGCCGTCGCGGTCGCTGA
- a CDS encoding DUF664 domain-containing protein: protein MTTDTSAQFRTDPPSTGDERALLQGFLDFHRGTLLWKVSALSGDELVRPTVDPSGMTLLGLVRHLTEVERYWFHLSLDGRIDALKFWTDEHPDGDFDLVSAAEAEADLLTFRQVVSESDAIARGYDLDHEFTRPRGGPDLSVRWLYIHMIEEYSRHNGHADLLRERIDGLVGE from the coding sequence GTGACGACCGACACCTCCGCGCAGTTCCGTACTGACCCGCCGTCGACCGGTGACGAACGCGCCCTGCTGCAAGGATTTCTCGACTTCCACCGGGGCACGCTGCTCTGGAAAGTGTCCGCGCTGAGTGGCGACGAACTGGTCCGCCCGACGGTCGACCCGTCGGGAATGACGCTGCTGGGACTGGTCCGGCACCTGACCGAGGTGGAGCGGTACTGGTTCCACCTCTCGCTGGACGGACGCATTGACGCCTTGAAGTTCTGGACGGACGAGCACCCCGACGGCGACTTCGACCTGGTGTCGGCTGCCGAGGCCGAAGCGGATCTCCTGACGTTCCGCCAGGTGGTCTCGGAGTCCGACGCGATTGCCCGCGGCTACGACCTCGACCACGAGTTCACCCGGCCGCGCGGCGGGCCCGACCTCTCGGTGCGCTGGCTGTACATCCACATGATCGAGGAGTACTCGCGGCACAACGGGCACGCCGACCTGCTGCGCGAGCGGATCGACGGTCTCGTCGGGGAGTGA
- a CDS encoding amidohydrolase family protein, giving the protein MTTWTFDGVSLPVDKSVRLRFGTGDEEKLPGRFALPGLVDAHCHLTVDADEKGPLLTDSAQAEDRLDQLAQAGVSAVRDVGGRREITLRFAREPREDRPIVLAAGRFLAPEGRYFPRLHDPVEADELLAAVEAELNDGATWVKLVADFPAVGPDGPIRGSAIEPTYEIGLIEQVVATVHAKGGRVAAHTNGTVVSELVRAGVDSIEHGTVITERDLEVLGARGGAWTPTLSASIDGRPDETPEQRDRRRTKAKYLTSMLELADRYGVTVLTGSDAVGSVAREIELLTQHGLDATQAMAAATTKAWDYLGLLDDGGNLVTYDEDPREHPETLVKPAAVILHGHRIR; this is encoded by the coding sequence ATGACGACCTGGACCTTCGACGGAGTTTCGCTGCCTGTGGACAAGTCGGTCCGCCTGCGGTTCGGCACGGGGGACGAGGAGAAGCTGCCCGGCCGGTTCGCGCTCCCGGGGCTGGTCGACGCGCACTGTCACCTGACCGTCGACGCCGACGAGAAAGGACCGTTGCTCACGGACAGCGCCCAGGCCGAGGACCGGCTCGACCAGCTCGCTCAGGCCGGCGTGAGCGCGGTTCGCGACGTCGGCGGCCGGCGCGAGATCACGCTCCGGTTCGCGCGCGAACCGCGGGAGGACCGCCCGATCGTGCTCGCGGCGGGCCGGTTCCTCGCGCCGGAGGGCCGGTACTTCCCACGCCTGCACGACCCGGTCGAGGCCGACGAGTTACTCGCCGCCGTCGAGGCCGAGCTGAACGACGGCGCGACCTGGGTCAAGCTGGTCGCGGACTTCCCCGCGGTCGGTCCGGACGGTCCGATCCGCGGCAGTGCCATCGAGCCGACGTACGAGATCGGTCTGATCGAGCAGGTGGTCGCCACGGTGCACGCCAAGGGCGGGCGGGTCGCGGCGCACACGAACGGCACCGTTGTGAGCGAACTGGTCCGGGCCGGTGTCGACTCGATCGAGCACGGCACGGTCATCACCGAGCGGGATCTCGAGGTCCTCGGCGCCCGGGGTGGCGCGTGGACGCCGACCCTCAGTGCCTCGATCGACGGCCGTCCCGACGAGACACCGGAACAGCGCGACAGACGCCGAACGAAGGCGAAGTACCTGACCAGCATGCTCGAACTGGCCGACCGGTACGGCGTGACCGTGCTGACCGGTTCGGACGCCGTCGGCTCGGTCGCGCGGGAGATCGAACTGCTCACGCAGCACGGCCTCGACGCCACCCAGGCGATGGCGGCAGCTACCACGAAGGCCTGGGACTACCTGGGCCTGCTCGACGACGGCGGCAACCTCGTCACGTACGACGAGGACCCGCGCGAGCACCCGGAGACGCTCGTGAAGCCGGCCGCCGTGATCCTCCACGGCCACCGGATCCGCTAG
- a CDS encoding YybH family protein has protein sequence MREKDLDKWVGRYRRAWESNDPKDIGALWTEDAVFFRRPDEEPVQGRDAIVRAWLEVADAAGETTFEYEVLGFGDGVGFVRGWTTYLTNPPTMFSNLWVIRLDRGGRAHEFTEWWMQAP, from the coding sequence ATGCGGGAGAAGGACCTGGACAAGTGGGTCGGGCGGTACCGGCGGGCCTGGGAGTCGAACGACCCCAAGGACATCGGCGCGCTGTGGACCGAGGACGCCGTCTTCTTCCGGCGCCCCGACGAGGAGCCGGTGCAGGGCCGGGACGCGATCGTGCGCGCCTGGCTGGAGGTCGCCGACGCCGCGGGCGAGACCACCTTCGAGTACGAGGTGCTCGGGTTCGGTGACGGGGTCGGGTTCGTCCGCGGCTGGACGACGTACCTGACCAACCCGCCGACGATGTTCAGCAACCTGTGGGTGATCCGCCTGGACCGGGGCGGACGGGCCCACGAGTTCACCGAATGGTGGATGCAAGCGCCGTGA